The DNA region GTGGCCGTATCATCGAACGGTTGGACCAGTAACGACCTGGCCGTTGGATGGCTTGAAGAGGTCTTTATACCAAGGACTGAACCTGAGGATCCATCAGAACCACGTCTTCTTATTTGCGATGGCCATGGCTCACATACCACTGACGACTTCATGATCCGGTGCTACAGGAGCAATATTtaccttcttttcctgcccCCCCACTGCTCTCACgtccttcaaccccttgaTATTGGCTGCTTTTTTAGTGTGAAGAAGGCGTATAAGAGGCTTCTGGCTGTAAACGACGCCCTCACCAACTGTACGCCTAACGGCAAGGTCGACTTGGTCCGGCTGTATGACCTTGCCCGCAAGCAGGGCTTCAGGAAAGAGAATATTGTCGGCGGCTGGCGTGGGACAGGATTATGGCCCATACGCAGGCGCAAACCGCTCTCTTCAAGCCAGGTGGTAGTCCCTGTGGTGCCGTTGGATCTCTCTTCAAAAACACCTACTTTCCATTCCGTGGGGGATTCCcaggtggccaagaaggtcaaggaccTACTCAAGAACCATACACCGGCCGGAAAACGGCTTGCGGCAAGGACTCTCACCAGTACTATACTCACACTGAGATCTGAGGTATCCACCCACAAAGCTGATGCGGCAAGGCACCAACAAAACGCCCACAAAGCCCAGGACGCAAAGAAAAGGCGCAAGTTGAATAGAGAAGATTCGAATTCCAAGTTTGTAAGGCTTTGTGACCTGGAAGAGGCTCGTAttgaagggagggtggtggaggaagaagtggtgcctaaggaggatgtggagcagcCGGAGCCAGCCGAGCCTGTGCGGCGTAGCACACGTTATCGGGTTCAAACCCGGCGTAAGAGGGAAGCAGATGAAATGTCTGACTCTGACAGTGATTGAGCTACATTTTGGTATAACTTCCATAGAAATTGACCCAATattggtcttgttgtgggCAGTGTTagcattcaggggtaatctcatcaaggttgtgtggctggtgtgggggtggtggtccaTATCCGTGGGTGGGCcatttcctggtcatccaacctatATCTCTGGGTAATCTCAAGGTGAGCAAGGAAGATGATCGCGGGTTTTTGATCGACTTGGATCACGCCGTCAAGGAGGAACATCTTCAAGGCTCCGAGCGAATGGTTGGCATACCGACTTTTATGGCCAACGGGGCACTCGAGGGTAAGCAGCACTGGTTCATGCACGACCTTGAGTCATTCTTTTGGGTGTTGTTCTGGATTCGCATCCATCACGGAGGAATGGGCGAAGATTTAAGCCACGATCTCCGGGATCTCTACAAGTGGTGGCACTACGAGAGCGCGAGCTGGGTGGCAAACGTCAAGCTTGGACTTGTGGccttggaggagaggtttaCGAGAAAGGTCAACGAGCAAATCGGGCCACGCCATGCTTCGCTTGCCCCAGCGCTAAATGAGCTGCAACAAGTGGTGTTTTTTTGAAGACGAAGAACAGAGATTGTTGCGGGGCCGGGAAGACAAGAGCCTCTATGCGTTGATGAAGGAGATTCTGAGGCGGGATAGGGGGGATGTTATTATCGAGGACGCTGTAAAGGATGGTGAAAAGGTTTTGGTAAGAAGATGGTTAGGAGGTTTTTGAGATGGTTAGGATATCTGTGAGGATAGCCAATTGGCCTGTGAAGATAGTCGAAGGGGTTTTCAGATGTGAGGATATGTTGATGTAATCTTTTGAGGCCTTGTTCTTGGGAATAAGGGCGGAAGATAGTGATTAGACCTTACGTCCACTTGATACCCTTTTATAGATAGTTGGCGGGTCTTTAATGTGAAATTATCGGCCTTCAAGAGACATTCGGTAGAGGTGTCTTCCACCCTCTAAAGCCTTGATTTCACATGGAGTGCCTAATTATCTGGTGGACGAAGAGAGATGACTCTACATACTAACACATAAACCATGCTGGATAGAAAGTTGAGAGGCCTTCTGATATCTGTCATGGGCCTGGTATTAGTCACTGCTTGGCTATGGCTAGCAGGATTACACAAGGGCCGGAGATGTGCGTCCGCCAAATATGTCGTCACCTCTTAGCCAAGAGGGGTCTATTGTGTTGGATAGATTGGGTATAGATGGACCAGCCAGACTCGTGTGATTTGTTGGCTAACCATCCCCTGGACCCCGGAGAGCGGCGAAAATATAACCAGATGTGGAATTAGCCGTTCGTTGAACTTTTCCGTAATGACAACGACTACCCTTTTTTGATGCTGTTCCGTGACTGCATGATTGTTTAGACGAGGGTCGGTACCAAGAGTTAGACCAAGAGTGGTGGTCATGGTATTATTTGGCCTTTGGAATCTAGTTCCGCAATGAGGAATCAATTGTGCTATTAAGATACCAAGATGTTTTCTTTGGAAGGTGACCAGTAGGTTGAAACACGTTGGCGATGGCTGCCAAGAAACGGGTAGCCGCCTGCCAGACCGTTTGCTGCACGGTTGAAGGGTTGCTATTGGTGCAGCGCCGTGCAGTTGCCCCACCTACTCCCTTTTTGGAACTGGGATACGATCTGCGATCTCTCCCTTGGGCATCCAGTGATTGCCGCTGCACGTTTTCCTTGGCTTGACTTGGACTTTTCTTGACTAGGCTTTTGGGGATGGGAcggctgggggggggggtgttggccaGTCGAGGAGAGACGGTGACAAACTCGGTGATATTGGGTGCCCAATCAAGAAGAAAGCCCGCGCTATAGTCAAGTAATGACACAAGTCCGACTGTTCATCCCTCAGTCTTGGAGGCTGAGATCACCAGTCGATCAGATCCCTAATTCCGAAGGGTAAGGAAAAcgaaaaaacaaaagaaggcAGATTTCCAGGGGTTAGACGCACCCGCGTGGCTGGAAAGTAGAAACAAACAGAGAGGGAAACAcaatgggagggagggccTATCACGGAGGTTCGCATGCAGGCCGCAGACGACCTGAGCCATGCGGGAGGATGGGCCGCAGCACccaacacctcaccaccaccaccaggcaaTGAACATTCTTCACATTCGGACTTGATATGAAATGCAAAGAGTTTATTTACAGTTACAAGACAGGGAAGGCAAGCCCATGACTGCGGccgctttttttcttgggtgCTGAGGTGGCTATCAAACATATTTTGAGAGGAACGACAACCACTTACATGATGGGAAGGTGTGGGACTAGGGTCGTTACCATCGCGCTTGCCTGCATTTCTTGTGCTTTTGTCTTCACCAGTCGGACCCTTCAGCCTGGGCCACCtgtctccgcctcctccgccgccggttGTGTTTTTCTGTAGGCCGGTATCCAtgtctctcttttttctctcgaGGTTGTACCAATGGGGGCCGGGTGGTTGTCAACCACGCCTCTCCGAGCCTCCTCCCCTGTTCATTTCCCCAAGATGCAGGTAGGTGTGACTTTGCCTTTGTAGCTgctgactgctgctgctgctcttgtcGCCATTGATAAATATAAATCACATTGCCCGCTTGCccttgctcttcctcttcttttgctctttcccGTTTACCGACTTGCTCTTGTGTTTccgtttttcttttcgttcCGTCTCATCAAGAGCTTGGGTGTTCCCAATATACACAAAGAACTTGCGTCATATTCTTTGGTTTTTCCCAATTTCCCGCCTTATTAATAAAACAAGCACGCACGCTCGAccttgtgtgtgtgtgtgtgacgAGAGTCTTGCTTGTTCGTCCGACATTACCCTTGCTTGGCTAGCTACCAGACCTTTTATCATTCCTCGTGCTCCCCTTGGAGAAAGGGTATAAAGTAGCCTTCTGTTCCGCCCCCCCTGCGTAACACACCACCCTCGGTTACCTTTCCTACAACACCTACAACACACCACAACAATGCGTGTCTCgaacaacctctcccttgtcctcctcgctgccggCGTGACAGCCCAGTCGGTCGAGCCTGAGACAGGCGTATGTTCTCCGTATTCCGAACCAATTGACCTCGAATAACATCACTGACTGGTATCGTGTAGAAACTCGGCGATGCCACCATCGTAAGCAACAACCCCGTCGGGGTCGTGTACAAAGCCGTCCTGCCGGCGGAGGCGTGGTTCAAGCCGGCGTATCCGGATGGGGGGAATATCGAGGGGGAGATCactgctgtggctgctgagtcgggggagggagtggtgtATACATACAAGCTCTCCAACCTGCCCAAGGAGGGCGGGCCGTTCCGTatgtcttttctttttcgttaCCCCCCCGCCCCATATGGCATCGTTGTTAACACTTATGATGTAGCCTACCACCTCCACGTCGCCCCTGTCCCCGCCGACGGGAACTGCACCGTCACGCTCGCCCACTTGGATCCGTTTATCCGTGGGGAAAACACGTCTTGCAACCCGTTTGCTCCGCAGACGTGCCAGGTTGGGGATTTGAGCGGCAAGTTTGGGGAGATCAGacctgaggaggatgggacgTGGGAGACGACGTATACGGACTTGTACTCGTCGACgcttgaggggttgggaagtTTCTTTGGGAACAGGAGCATCGTGTTTCATTATCCTAACAAGACCAGGATTAGCTGTGCCAACTTTGagaaggtggaagggggggtgagcAGCAGTGTGACGGTGCTGCCGACGGTGACGGGTAATGGGAGTTATACTATTTTGCCTACGGGGGGTGTGAGCACTACTACCGGAGGGGGGCCGAGCACCACGAGTGATGCGGGGGCTGGGACGGAGACGACCACGTCGCCTCCTTTGAGTGGAGCTgctgggttgagggggagtgCGGTTGGGGCGTTGGTTGTGGGGGCGGTGGTTATGTTTATGTTGTAAGGGGGGTtaagatgatggagggtgggaggatTGAGGCGTTGGGGGGCGTATTAaattggtttttttttttcttgcttgAGATTCTTTGGTAGATGAAAGCTAAGTTTATTGTGTTGCTTTGGGCATGGTTAATTTGGGAGGGAATGAAGGATTATGATAGGGTAATGTTTATAGCTGAATGCAATGGTCTTGATATGTTGATGGGAAAGAGGGGGGCTGTGACTTGGTAATGGTGGTGATTGCAACTCAGAGGGGCTCTCGATCGAGTAGTGCCTTGAAAATTATGTTGAAACTGGAATTGGCAACTGAAATCCAAGTGACGGTGATAATGTGTCATTGTTATGGTCATTTCGGACCGTAATAAGAGTGTCGtggtgtgttgttgctgcatggtggtggtcatgatGATTGTGATTTCGTCTTTTGCCAGAGGTCAAAGGAGGTCAGTTGCTGTGGGGAGAAGGTTTGTTTTCAATGTCTGGAATATCGAGAGCAGATAATGCTAGAAAAGTAATGTGCTATGAGTATGATGGGGAGTGTGTTGGGACTTGAGCAGCGTCTCTCTGCTCTCTTCGGTCATCGAGGCAATGCGTTGGTACTGCCGGGGAGTACAGGGACATGTTTCTCACCTAGCTACCTAAATTACCTAGGTAATAACCAAGCTATCTAGTTGCTTCAGAGAGGAGGGATTCGAAGGAATATGGTGTGTAGATTTGCAGACGAGCAGTCTCCTAATGTCTAGGATGACGATAGTGCATGGCGGTATGGGTTGATCTTTTTTCTTCGCACTTTGTAAGAGAGAACATGCACGGAGCCCCTTAACTATCTtgccaacatccccccctttAATATAAGATTTAACTATATTTGGAAGCGTAATTATTGAGGGTTGAAAGGTATTTAATAGACTAAAGATAGTGAAAAGACGATATAAGGTACTTAAGAGGCCTGGAAAGATGGTTAagaggccttgaaagatacTTAAAGGggcttaaaagatagtttaagggctttaaaagatagttcGAAGGCCATTAAAGATAAATTAAACGCTTATTAATTTTCCCTAAAAGCATTTTATTACATTATATTGTAGGAAAGGTAAGTAAATAGGTAGGCAGGGGAGCACTAATAAGATCAATAAGGGGCTTTGTCGAGGTTCTCTCCTTTTTAAATAAGAGGCGGGTTTCATTATTTGGGAGGGGAACTCACGGAtggggtgctggtgttgatgtgaaAGAATGGAAGTCCAGTAGtcgaaaagaaaacaggGACGAGGGCAGTGCTGCTAGTAAGCGTATAGATCTACCATAGATAACTGCTCGGGACGCCGGGTACTTCTCTTTAAGAGCTCAATAATGGGTGATGCAGGGGTTGTGACCGTTGAGCGATCTGGGGGGGTGATTGGAGTTGCTGTTGGAAGGAAGTTGGGGTTAAGAGGTGAGAGCTGTGAAGCGAGAGTGAGATGTGAAAAGGTAGCTTTTGTCAACATGAGTGGAGAGTGAAGAGAAATTTCGTGTCAAAGCATGATCTATACCGAGGCACTTGCTTCTGAACGACCgatggtgtttttgctgAGTCctgggtgaggtgaggtttcGATCTGTGTAAGTGGGTTAGTTGTGGGTCAGGATATCATCTTGGGTGAGCTATGTCAGGGAAAGGAAATATTAAAGAAACATCCTTCAAGATGTATGTTGGAAAGCACTGAAACTTTTCATTAGCACTTGTCTTGACAGTGATACCAAATTTCATGATGGCTCCGAAGCTGCTCGGCTTGCTCTACCTACACGTGGTGCGCAAAATTGTTCCAAGAGTGATACTGTTCCACATCCGATAGTGAGGCAATAATTCAtcatgaaaaaaaagaaaacagaagcCTCATTGTTGCGAGACTGGACCTTGAGATGCTCATTGGTTCCAGTGGCCATCCCTTGAGCGGAACTGGCCCCGCGTCAACTGCGCTTCgaccgcggcggcggcagtaTCCGACATTTCCTGAGCCGGCAAGGAACCCGTATCGGATCGTGAGGCTGTGGCACATCGGACCGGAAGCCTTGGTGTCTCCTCGGCTCCATGTGAGCTTGACGATGAGAGGCAGGTACCTTGCCTGATCGCCTGATCGACTGATGAAGCGGGTGATGGCTAGAGGATTTGTTGACTGGATTCTCGGTTTGCTACCCCAGCTATGCTAGTGGTGGCCTTCAAGGTGCTCGCAGACCTCCAAAAACTTGATGATATGCAAGCGAGCCCTGGCAGGCTGAACgctggggaggtttgggggtgttgCTAACTTTTTTGGGGAAGCCGGCAGTTCTTTCCGGGGGTTCCTGGCGGCGATCATATTTTTAGTGGGGCTACCCGCTGCGGGTTCATGCTGAAGAAACCCGCTGTGGGGTTGTCGACCTGGGTTCCCGGTGTAGCATGGTTACAACCTCATCAATTGAGATGTCGACTGGCAGCGGTGATGTTCAGGCACGGAAAGCCATAGCAGCTGTGCAACCTGCCGCGGGAGCGCATTAATTCTCCTGATATTGGGATCGATGAAGAGGCATCCAGTGAAGAGCTCGAGGtgagtgggagggaggagggatcgAGGTTCCAGGGTGTGGTTGGCTGCCGTTGGTGTTACATCGAATGCAGTGCTGATCAATGTCTCAGTCTCAGCTGTTTTTTCCTTGTGAAAACCCTCCTCGGATCTGGACTACCAGCGTTGCTGGCGACTCATGATGGAcatcttctttcttttgctcctgTCGCAATCATCATGATGGTATCCGACGCTGTGGTAGTGGCCATGCTCAGCAATAATACCCCGGGAAGAGGCTGGGGTGATTAGCTCCGAGGATTGGCCGGCCAAGGAGCCTTTGACAAACGACAGTCTTGATCAGAGAGTTGTCGGTCAGTAGCTAAGTACACAACTACAGTACAGTACTAGTGAGCCATTGGAACTGACTTGATCAAGATAGATAGTTAGGAGTCGAGGTGGAGTCATGACCACACCCTGTATTTGGCCGAGAGAAACCTTATCGTCGGGACTCTCGTAATCTTTGCCAGGGTGCTTTCCAGGCGCCTGGTCTGTCATCCTCAAGTATGTAGAGACCGAGCCTTGCTTACCGATGACTGCCGAGTTTCCCAGGAGAGATATCTTCAGAAGTCAATGGAACCTAGCTGTCGATCTACACCATCAATGCCCTTTCGGTCAGGTCACGGTTCACGCTAGGTTACCACCGGTGCGGACAAAAAGCATCTTGGCTGGTCTGGCGATCCTGCCGGCAGCTGCGATCTCCTGGATGGTGGGGCTGCAGACTAGTGTATGATATCGTAGATTGGAGCTAACATCCTCAACAGATAGACCCCACGACGAGCGACACGCATACGTACACGCAGCCCAATGAGGAGATCTACCGCAAACGACTAGTCGTGGCGTTCTGTCATCTTGGAATCCAGCTGCCAACTgcaaccctcaacaccaccctcctcttccgaaAGGAGAAAAGGCCTCCTGCAACATCAACCCATGTTGCCCTTTTGATCTCATATCGGCGACCGTCACGTCCCCGGGTGCAGTTGGAACcctgccttcttctcaaagcGGTCAACTGATGGCAAGAATCGAGGTGAATCCGGTCGCTCTCCAAACTGCCGTTGTCCCTCAGTCACAGTTGGTTAGGGCGAACTCGTACCCTGCAGGTAATACTCGAAGAAGCGCTTACACTCGATGACCAATGGTCTCGCAAGATCAGGATGACTCTTACTACAACTCCCTGTGATATTGACTGGATACATATCCTGGGGTCGTCGTCCGGTTTCCGAGCAATCCCTTTGCAGATCAGGCCAGCCAATCCGCTCTTGTGGTCCCGCAGCCGGCTTAGTTGCTTTAGTCACCTCTACCGTCACCGTGATGGTTCAGCTGAGACATCGCAACGCTCTCAATGCCCGCCAAACGGGAGGGATATGATCTGTGGCCAAGCATCAGGATTGTACATTCACGTCCCGAGGGTGTTCAGCGAGGGGCTGCGCCGTGAGGGTGTTCAGCACTCTGGACTGTTGTATATTGGAATCAGAGACGAACTACCGACTACGCAAAAGACCTTGGATCGCCATCTGTGGGTTGTTCGCCGCAGCATCATGATCAAAATCCGTTCCAACCACGCTCCCCAGCTTACCACATGCGCTGATAACGTGGCGAGCCATGAAGCACCCGCAGCCAACTGCATACGTTGGAAGGACAGGGTCTAACGAGACATGATGTCAACCCCTCTGCTGGGACTCGCGCCGTATCCCCGTGTTCACGTTTCTTCAGCAAAGAGAGACAATTATGCAAGATCCGCTGACAGGATGTTGCACGTTGGAACACAGCCGCTCGGGGACCTCCTGTCAATATTCTGCAACCCTTCTATCCTGTCCCATCGGCGATCCTTTGAGACATCTAGATGTTCCCTCGGTCTGGTGTCCAGCTATTTCCAGTGAATCTAGGTGACTGGAGTGCTCCAGAATTGCCGTGAATGGAGCAATATCGAAGAAACAACCGCCTAGAAAAAGACTCAGTAGTATTCTACA from Podospora pseudoanserina strain CBS 124.78 chromosome 1, whole genome shotgun sequence includes:
- a CDS encoding hypothetical protein (EggNog:ENOG503P682; COG:S); its protein translation is MRVSNNLSLVLLAAGVTAQSVEPETGKLGDATIVSNNPVGVVYKAVLPAEAWFKPAYPDGGNIEGEITAVAAESGEGVVYTYKLSNLPKEGGPFPYHLHVAPVPADGNCTVTLAHLDPFIRGENTSCNPFAPQTCQVGDLSGKFGEIRPEEDGTWETTYTDLYSSTLEGLGSFFGNRSIVFHYPNKTRISCANFEKVEGGVSSSVTVLPTVTGNGSYTILPTGGVSTTTGGGPSTTSDAGAGTETTTSPPLSGAAGLRGSAVGALVVGAVVMFML